In Nostoc edaphicum CCNP1411, the sequence GTGCCAGTCCCCCATACCCAATATCGTGATCTAAGATTGTTGGGTATTCTATAAATTGCGATCGCCACTATACGGATGATTGAAGTTGAACATCTGAGTAAAATATACGGCTCTACCCCAGCAATTACCGATGTCACTTTTAGCGTCGAGCCTGGGGAGATTTTAGGCTTGTTAGGCCCCAATGGCGCTGGAAAAACCACAACCATGCGGATTCTCGCTGGTTATTTACCGGCAACCAATGGAAATGCCCGGATTGCTGGTTATGATGTCCATGAAAATTCTCTGGCTGTACGCCAACGCATTGGTTATTTACCCGAAACACCACCGTTGTATCCAGACATGACGGTGGAGGGATTTTTGCATTTTGTTGCCCGAATTAAAGGAGTTTCAGCAGGCGATCGCCCCAACAAGGTAACAGCCGCCATCAAACGCTGCAACCTAGAAGATAAACGAAAGGTAATTATCCGCAAACTCTCAAAAGGATACCGCCAAAGAGTCGGAATTGCTCAAGCGATCGTCCACGATCCCCCAGCAATCATTCTCGATGAACCCACAGTTGGACTCGATCCTCGACAAATAATTGAGGTGCGGAATTTAATTAAAAGCCTTGCTGGGACTCACACAATTATTCTTTCCACCCACATTCTGCCAGAAGTGAGTATGACTTGTAGCCGTGTCGCCATCATCAATCGCGGCAAAGTCGTAGCAACTAACACACCAGAAAACCTGATGACCCAATTGACAGGTGGTTCTGGGTATGAGTTGGAAATAGAAGGAGAAGCTGCCCTAGCGAAACAGGTATTGCAAAAAGTCGCAGGTGTGAGCCTGATAGAATCAATTCCGACAGCCGGTCATCAACCCCAGGCAAATCGCGCTTACCTGCGGGTAATATCGCAACCGGGAAAAGAACCAGGAAAGGATATTGTCACAACATTAGTGCGTGCAGGATTTGGTTTACATGAACTGCGGCGAGTAAACGCTACCTTAGAAGACGTATTCTTGCAACTGACCACAGAAGAAAAGAATTTCGAGACTGAGGTAGACTTAGCAGCAGATAAAGAAGGAGAGGCAGCGTAAATGGGTGTAGTACTGAGTAATATCATTGCCATTTATCGCCGGGAGTTGCAAAGTTATTTTGTATCGCCATTAGCTTATGCGATCGCAGGCATATTTTGGTTTCTCGCGGGGTTATTCTTCGTGATGATTTTGCTAGGGCCAGACGGCATTTTGCTAGGAGTCGCGGCAATAGATGCACAAGGGCAACAACTGGGAGTACCAGTACCGCCGATAGATGTCCCTTACGAATTTGTCCGAGCATTTTTGGATCGCATGGGATGGCTATTGTTGTTTATCCTGCCAATACTCTCAATGGGACTCTATGCTGAAGAACGGAAGCGGGGTACTTTAGAACTGTTAGCCACCTCACCAATCACCAATTGGGCGGTAGCTGTAGGTAAATTATTAGGCGTGCTAACATTTTTTACCTCGATGGTTTTACCCATGCTAGTGTTTGAAGCGATCGCCATCAGCGGTTCAAATCCACCAATGGCACCCTCAATTCCGTTACTGGGTCATTTGGGATTAATCTTGCTAGCAGCAGCAATTTTATCTGTAGGAATGTTTATTTCCTCATTAACAGACAGCACAATTCTTTCTGCCGTTCTTACCTTTGCAGTAATCTTATTATTGTTATTGATTGATTTAATCGGCAAAATTGTCCCTGGCCCCATCGGCGAAGCTTTAGGTTATCTATCTTTGCTAAAACATTACAACACCTTAATTCAAGGTATTTTTGATACCAGCACCTTCATTTTATTCGGTAGTTATATTTTTCTGGGTATATTTCTCACCGCTCAATCAATTGATGCACTGCGCTTTCAAAGGCAATAGTCATTCATTTGTCATTTGTCATTTGTCCTTGGTCATTTGTTATTAGTCATCTGGGACATTGCCAATTGAGTTAAGGTAGGAGTTTAATTTGGGTGCTAGTTCGTTAATGGTTGTTTTGATTGCATTTATCTGTTCGGTAGTTCAAAGGTTACGAGTGTAAGCTCGTCTTAACCAATGTCGAGTTTCATTCAAAGAACCTCTTGCTATTTTGATAAAACGTCTATTGTCTTGAAAACTACCTCTTCCTACACCTTCTGCTATATTGGCTCCAATACTATCTGCCGAACGAACAATCTGTTTACCAATAGTATCTTTTGCAAAAAAATTCCATCCCTCAACAATTTTCCAAATGTCATCAGCCAAC encodes:
- a CDS encoding ABC transporter ATP-binding protein → MIEVEHLSKIYGSTPAITDVTFSVEPGEILGLLGPNGAGKTTTMRILAGYLPATNGNARIAGYDVHENSLAVRQRIGYLPETPPLYPDMTVEGFLHFVARIKGVSAGDRPNKVTAAIKRCNLEDKRKVIIRKLSKGYRQRVGIAQAIVHDPPAIILDEPTVGLDPRQIIEVRNLIKSLAGTHTIILSTHILPEVSMTCSRVAIINRGKVVATNTPENLMTQLTGGSGYELEIEGEAALAKQVLQKVAGVSLIESIPTAGHQPQANRAYLRVISQPGKEPGKDIVTTLVRAGFGLHELRRVNATLEDVFLQLTTEEKNFETEVDLAADKEGEAA
- a CDS encoding ABC transporter permease, whose product is MGVVLSNIIAIYRRELQSYFVSPLAYAIAGIFWFLAGLFFVMILLGPDGILLGVAAIDAQGQQLGVPVPPIDVPYEFVRAFLDRMGWLLLFILPILSMGLYAEERKRGTLELLATSPITNWAVAVGKLLGVLTFFTSMVLPMLVFEAIAISGSNPPMAPSIPLLGHLGLILLAAAILSVGMFISSLTDSTILSAVLTFAVILLLLLIDLIGKIVPGPIGEALGYLSLLKHYNTLIQGIFDTSTFILFGSYIFLGIFLTAQSIDALRFQRQ